Part of the Tetragenococcus koreensis genome, CTGGGAAAAACCAAAGCATCCCACTCACGATGAAAACAACTTTGGATATTTCACAAAAGGCATTCCGTTAGAAAGTTATTATTGTTTTGGTAAACCTGTCTACTCTCCTTTTTCAGGAGAAGTCGTTACTGTTGAAAATAACATGCTAGATGGAGAGAAAGCTTCTTGGGTTCAAGACCAGACTTCAGCAATCCGCAATTCACTCTTCTTTGATCCTAAAAGAGATGGGTTTGAAACTGTCGCTGGTAACTATGTAGTTATAAAAAAAGAAGACAAGATCTACGCAGTATTCTGTCATCTTCAATCTGACTCTATCGTAATTAAAGTAGGAGAAAAAGTTCAAAAAGGACAACGAATAGGAAATGTTGGACATACTGGAAATTCTACAGAGCCTCATCTACATTTTCATTTAGCAGATGCTGCCAACCCGGAAAATGCTCGTGGACTTCCTTTTGTTTTTGGACAATACGAAAAATACGAAAACTCAAAATGGCAAAAAGTAACAAATGAAATTCCTGCTGCAAAAGATCATATACGGTTTGTAGGTTGATTTTGTGTCATGATATTATAAAAGAGTGCCATAAACAAAAGGAACGGAGCAACTTCATGAATAAAAAAATCATCTACCTAGAAAATCTATTACTTTTGCTTTTTTGTATAATTTTTTACTTTAAGTCAGATCATTCTATTTTATTATTCGTTATTTTGTTCTTTTTACCAGAC contains:
- a CDS encoding M23 family metallopeptidase — translated: MNTNAIAIELPLRGEWFTEVSPGDRLPSHGTNRFGLRYAFDFIQVDWEKPKHPTHDENNFGYFTKGIPLESYYCFGKPVYSPFSGEVVTVENNMLDGEKASWVQDQTSAIRNSLFFDPKRDGFETVAGNYVVIKKEDKIYAVFCHLQSDSIVIKVGEKVQKGQRIGNVGHTGNSTEPHLHFHLADAANPENARGLPFVFGQYEKYENSKWQKVTNEIPAAKDHIRFVG